The genomic segment GCGTGACTGACTTCCACAGCCGCTGAGAAACGTAGACCGCCCCTCCCCTGCTTCCGGAGACCCGATGACACACCGTCCCCTGACTCGTCTGGCCCTGATCTGCGCGCTCAGCCTGCTCCTCAGCACTACCCACGCCCTTCCCCTCGCCCAGATTCGGCAGGCCGGCGTGCTGCGCCTCGCCACCAGCGCTGACTTTGCGCCGTTCAATAGTCAAGATGGCACCACCCTCAGCGGCTTCGAGGTGGACCTCGGTGCCCTGGTCGCTCAGACCCTTGGGCTGAAGGTTCAGTGGACTGTCGCGCCGTTCGACAGCATCTTTGATGGTCTGAACACCGAACAGTACGACGCCGTGATCGCATCGCACGCTATTATCAGCACTCGCCTGAACGTCGTTGATTTCGCCCGACCTCACTACTGCACCGGTGGGGTGGTGCTGTTCCGCAGCGGTGGGCCTGCCACGCATCAGGCCCTCGCACACCAGAAGGTCGGCGCGGAGTCCGGCAGTACCTACTTCGCCTACTTGAAGAAGCTTCCCTTCCCGAAGGCCATTCAGCTGTACCCCAGCTCTGACGACGCCATTCAGGCCCTCGCGTTCGGGAAGGTCAGCGCCGTGGTCACTGATCGGTTTGCTGCATTGGCAGCTGTCCAGACGTACCCACGCGCAAAGCTGGCCCTAGGTGAGCAGCTGTGGAAAGAGGAGATCGCAATGGCCGTGCGAAAAGGCAACCCTACCTTGAGAGCTGCGTTGGACAGTGCGCTGAATACCCTGCTCCAGAACGGCAAGTACCGGGCACTGTCGCTGAAGTATTTTCAGCAGGATATCCGCTGCTGACGCTGTCGCGCCCGTCAAGTCCTTTCGTTTTCTTTGGCTTGTTCGTCGGTTTGGGGGGAGCCTCCATCAGGCGGCCGGACGCTGTGGACTGAATCACCCCAGCGGCACTCACATCGCAGAGCCGTACCGTCATTTGCTGTTGATGGTGTTGACGATGGAGCGCGTTGTCAGAATCGAGTGGGAGACAGATCCATACAGTGACTGACGTATGCTAGCTGTGGAAGACCGCGTAGAACATGCTTGGCACCTGCGAATGAGCGATCCGCAAGCGGCGCGTCAGCTGGCAGAGCAGAGCCGCAAGCACCCTGGCGCGGCCATCGTGCTGGCCTACATCACGTGGCGGGCCAGCGCCTATGATGAGGCCTTGACGCTGATCGGCCAGCAGGAAGAAGCGTTACGAATGCAGCCAGCGCTTCGCTGGCTCGCACGCGCCATCGGGATTCGCGGCGACGTCCTGCTTGCCATCGGCCAGGAACGACAAGCACTCAACTGTTTCCAAGAACAACTCCAGCTCGCACAGCAGGCTCACGACGTTGAGATGGAAGGGCTCGCGCATAACGACACCGGCGTTCTCCTCATCTGGGACGATCCAGAACGGGCTGTCCAGCGGTTTCAAGTGGCGTACGAACTGTTCAAGGTCGCAGGGGTAGGCCACGAAGCGAACCTGGGCCTTTGTGCCCTGAACCTGAGTGTCGCGCACCGGGAACTGGGGCATCATGAGCTCAGCGACGACCTCCTGAAGGAGGCAGAGACCCTGATCTTGAACGCGCGGGCGTGGCCGTACTGGATTGGCGTCATCAACCAGCGACTGCTCCGT from the Deinococcus ruber genome contains:
- a CDS encoding ABC transporter substrate-binding protein, whose translation is MTHRPLTRLALICALSLLLSTTHALPLAQIRQAGVLRLATSADFAPFNSQDGTTLSGFEVDLGALVAQTLGLKVQWTVAPFDSIFDGLNTEQYDAVIASHAIISTRLNVVDFARPHYCTGGVVLFRSGGPATHQALAHQKVGAESGSTYFAYLKKLPFPKAIQLYPSSDDAIQALAFGKVSAVVTDRFAALAAVQTYPRAKLALGEQLWKEEIAMAVRKGNPTLRAALDSALNTLLQNGKYRALSLKYFQQDIRC